The proteins below are encoded in one region of Telopea speciosissima isolate NSW1024214 ecotype Mountain lineage chromosome 10, Tspe_v1, whole genome shotgun sequence:
- the LOC122643689 gene encoding disease resistance protein Pik-1-like — translation MKQKVVMKVEMSCQKCRTKVLKIAASSVGVEEVKLEGDEKDKVVVIGENVDSIRLAKCLRKKVGHTQILTLDEVKKSDDEKKEKEK, via the exons ATGAAG CAGAAAGTAGTAATGAAGGTGGAGATGAGCTGCCAGAAGTGCAGAACCAAAGTCCTTAAGATTGCTGCTTCCTCCGTCG GGGTGGAGGAAGTGAAGTTAGAAGGAGACGAGAAAGACAAAGTGGTGGTGATTGGAGAAAATGTTGACAGCATTCGTCTGGCCAAGTGTTTGAGGAAAAAGGTTGGGCACACACAAATCTTAACCCTTGATGAAGTAAAAAAATCAGATGatgaaaagaaggagaaggagaag